Proteins co-encoded in one Halorussus vallis genomic window:
- a CDS encoding ubiquinol-cytochrome c reductase iron-sulfur subunit has product MASDKYPEASDRRRFVKGVVASSALVGVGTAGVATLESTTSAAGGTGGPTDFVGIENVAGPAPRGMPIVPLTIDDEGYLKGVWPEVKEKELEDGSTLAVTEQEMGGITYTGRWFQYCGVQTAEALRPEADRDDFLRSKPGLYDWQNDHDPGQKLHVDDFDDYETWTNGIGSAGAGKPAQTTWRSRSDGGEDVTKLPVQVLRSPKVSALREEGELAPFLREATESDFVAWLDKCTHFCCTPGFNSSRDAPKFDATDAVYCQCHQSVYDPFSPVERSFNAFPRPD; this is encoded by the coding sequence ATGGCCTCCGACAAGTATCCGGAAGCGAGCGACCGGCGCCGCTTCGTGAAAGGCGTCGTCGCCTCCTCGGCGCTCGTCGGCGTCGGGACCGCGGGCGTCGCCACGCTGGAATCGACCACCTCCGCCGCGGGCGGCACGGGCGGTCCGACCGACTTCGTCGGCATCGAGAACGTCGCCGGTCCCGCACCGCGGGGGATGCCCATCGTCCCGCTCACCATCGACGACGAGGGGTATCTGAAGGGCGTCTGGCCGGAGGTGAAGGAGAAGGAACTCGAAGACGGGAGCACGCTCGCCGTCACCGAACAGGAGATGGGCGGAATCACCTACACGGGCCGGTGGTTCCAGTACTGCGGCGTCCAGACCGCGGAGGCGCTGCGGCCCGAGGCCGACCGGGACGACTTCCTCCGGTCGAAGCCCGGACTCTACGACTGGCAGAACGACCACGACCCCGGCCAGAAACTCCACGTCGACGACTTCGATGACTACGAGACGTGGACCAACGGCATCGGTTCGGCCGGCGCCGGCAAGCCCGCACAGACCACCTGGCGCTCTCGGTCGGACGGCGGGGAGGACGTGACCAAACTTCCGGTACAGGTGCTCCGCTCGCCGAAGGTTTCGGCGTTACGCGAGGAAGGCGAACTCGCGCCCTTTCTGCGAGAGGCGACCGAGTCGGACTTCGTCGCGTGGCTCGACAAGTGCACGCACTTCTGCTGTACGCCCGGGTTCAACTCCTCGCGGGACGCCCCGAAGTTCGACGCCACCGACGCGGTGTACTGCCAGTGTCACCAGTCGGTCTACGACCCGTTCTCGCCGGTCGAGCGGTCGTTCAACGCCTTCCCCCGGCCCGACTGA
- a CDS encoding pyridoxal phosphate-dependent aminotransferase translates to MFPDIEYLDWIAGRPEAAEFDLGSSDLRRAPPEAGALAPPALASVPDPAPEETVETLVAEAYGVDAENVLVTAGATHANFLAAAAALRAEESSDADGDDGPSRPRVLVEKPGYEPLRASPAGLGAKVDRFLRKPADDYALDVDRVDGAVTDDHALVTVTNRHNPSGRRVGRETLADVAGSVATAGASLLVDEVYASFGAEPADESLGTEERTGPFGGPTAVGLPNTVVTNSLTKFLGFGGVRIGWLVADETFVADARRVAHHVPAVSEPSRRLARRALAAAADLGAESRERVRTNRRLLASFVDERDDLAGTVEAGCPFGFLAHVDSSDGDEPPAEERPRSTEASRTEGSASRDGGTASDGGSASAAEPTEAAADTGASGDDVVEAAWEREVLVVPGRFFDDDDRFRVGVCGDPEEMREGLDRLGSALDDLSA, encoded by the coding sequence GTGTTTCCCGACATCGAGTACCTCGACTGGATAGCGGGTCGGCCCGAGGCGGCGGAGTTCGACCTCGGTTCGAGCGACCTCCGGCGCGCGCCGCCGGAGGCGGGCGCGTTGGCACCTCCCGCACTGGCGTCGGTGCCCGACCCAGCTCCCGAGGAGACGGTCGAAACGCTGGTCGCCGAGGCGTACGGCGTCGACGCGGAGAACGTCCTCGTGACCGCGGGCGCGACCCACGCGAACTTCCTCGCGGCGGCGGCCGCGCTCCGCGCGGAGGAGTCCTCGGACGCCGACGGCGACGACGGGCCGTCTCGCCCGCGCGTGCTGGTCGAGAAGCCGGGCTACGAACCGCTGCGGGCGTCGCCGGCCGGCCTCGGCGCGAAGGTCGACCGTTTCCTCCGTAAACCGGCCGACGATTACGCGCTCGACGTCGACCGCGTCGACGGCGCGGTCACCGACGACCACGCGCTGGTGACGGTGACGAACCGGCACAACCCGTCGGGCCGGCGGGTCGGTCGCGAGACGCTCGCCGACGTGGCCGGGTCGGTCGCCACGGCGGGCGCGTCGCTGCTCGTCGACGAGGTGTACGCCTCCTTCGGGGCCGAACCGGCCGACGAGTCGCTCGGCACGGAGGAACGAACCGGTCCGTTCGGCGGACCGACCGCGGTCGGACTCCCGAACACGGTCGTCACGAACTCGCTGACGAAGTTCCTCGGGTTCGGCGGCGTCCGTATCGGCTGGCTGGTCGCCGACGAGACGTTCGTCGCGGACGCCCGCAGGGTCGCCCACCACGTCCCGGCCGTCTCGGAACCGAGTCGTCGACTGGCGCGGCGGGCGCTCGCGGCCGCCGCCGACCTCGGCGCCGAGTCGCGCGAGCGCGTCCGGACGAACCGGCGACTCCTGGCGTCGTTCGTCGACGAGCGCGACGACCTCGCGGGGACCGTCGAGGCCGGCTGTCCTTTCGGCTTCCTCGCGCACGTTGACTCGTCCGACGGCGACGAACCGCCGGCCGAGGAACGACCCCGGTCCACGGAAGCGTCTCGGACCGAGGGGAGCGCTTCGAGGGACGGAGGGACCGCGAGCGACGGCGGGTCGGCGAGCGCGGCGGAACCGACCGAAGCCGCGGCCGACACCGGCGCGTCCGGCGACGACGTGGTCGAAGCCGCGTGGGAGCGCGAAGTGCTGGTCGTCCCCGGTCGGTTCTTCGACGACGACGACCGCTTCCGCGTCGGCGTCTGCGGCGACCCCGAGGAGATGCGGGAGGGACTCGACCGCCTCGGGTCGGCGCTCGACGATCTCTCGGCGTAG
- a CDS encoding helix-turn-helix domain-containing protein has translation MSVVVELTVAPDAFALGRALGTQEGMLVELERVVPTPNSVMPFLWIRGADAERLEADVRESAYIENLTPLDRIGDEVLYRVEWTGEYEDLVEGIVRCEGTILEAAGNGQWNFQLRFLDHEHVADFYNYCTDHDITIHVDRVYTLTEESFRSRVFDLTPEQREALVLGLRRGYFSTPREVAMEELADEMGISQQAFSDRLRRGNEKVLTNVLLPRLARSE, from the coding sequence ATGAGCGTAGTCGTAGAGTTGACCGTGGCCCCCGACGCGTTCGCGCTCGGTCGTGCGCTCGGGACCCAGGAGGGGATGCTCGTCGAACTCGAGCGCGTGGTTCCCACGCCGAACTCGGTCATGCCGTTCCTCTGGATTCGCGGCGCAGACGCCGAACGACTCGAAGCCGACGTGAGGGAGAGCGCGTACATCGAGAACCTCACGCCGCTCGACCGAATCGGCGACGAGGTCCTCTACCGGGTCGAGTGGACCGGCGAGTACGAGGACCTCGTCGAGGGAATCGTGCGGTGCGAGGGGACGATTCTGGAGGCCGCCGGGAACGGGCAGTGGAACTTCCAGTTGCGGTTCCTTGACCACGAACACGTCGCCGACTTCTACAACTACTGCACCGACCACGATATCACGATTCACGTCGACCGCGTGTACACGCTGACCGAGGAGAGCTTTCGCAGCCGAGTGTTCGACCTGACGCCCGAGCAGCGCGAGGCGCTCGTCCTCGGCCTCCGGCGTGGGTACTTCTCGACGCCGCGGGAGGTGGCGATGGAGGAACTGGCCGACGAGATGGGCATCTCCCAGCAGGCGTTCTCCGACCGGCTCCGGCGGGGCAACGAGAAGGTGTTGACCAACGTGCTGCTCCCGCGACTCGCCCGGTCGGAGTAA
- a CDS encoding helix-turn-helix domain-containing protein has translation MISIEFNLDHPTLADAFAAAPETRIDWERSDVVEDDRLCLLVWVTGGSVDRFERGLDADESVASHERLAENANRSLYRIELSAAGTRESVYPVLVDEGVLVDQLTISADGWEFQTTFPDWESFERFRDFCRARDFDIDVHRLSSDSAAKAADGAGSALTERQHELLVAVLDTGYLEIPRDSSVAELGEHLNVSANSASQLFRRAVKSLIEQSVRGSRRGS, from the coding sequence ATGATCTCCATCGAGTTCAATCTGGACCACCCGACGCTCGCCGACGCGTTCGCCGCGGCTCCGGAGACGCGAATCGATTGGGAGCGCTCGGACGTCGTCGAGGACGACCGGCTCTGTCTGCTGGTCTGGGTCACCGGCGGGAGCGTCGACCGGTTCGAGCGCGGACTCGACGCCGACGAGAGCGTCGCCTCCCACGAGCGACTGGCGGAGAACGCCAACCGGTCGCTCTACCGCATCGAACTCTCGGCGGCGGGGACCCGAGAGAGCGTCTATCCGGTCCTCGTCGACGAGGGGGTGTTGGTCGACCAGTTGACCATCTCCGCCGACGGGTGGGAGTTCCAGACGACGTTCCCCGACTGGGAGTCGTTCGAGCGCTTCCGGGACTTCTGTCGCGCCCGCGACTTCGACATCGACGTCCACCGGCTGTCGTCTGACTCGGCCGCGAAGGCGGCCGACGGCGCCGGGTCGGCACTGACCGAGCGACAGCACGAACTGCTCGTGGCCGTCCTCGACACCGGCTATCTCGAGATTCCGCGGGACTCGTCGGTCGCCGAACTCGGCGAGCACCTCAACGTCTCGGCCAACTCCGCCTCGCAACTGTTCCGGCGGGCGGTGAAGTCACTGATCGAACAGAGCGTCCGGGGGAGTCGGCGAGGGTCGTAG
- a CDS encoding PRC-barrel domain-containing protein — translation MDATPQEITTLVGREVYSNNGVFVGEIEDVRLNVDACAVTGIALGEVNDELFSGVVDGGNGVMLPYRWVRAVGDVVLINDIIERLQRPEQDETEEVAV, via the coding sequence ATGGACGCAACACCGCAGGAAATAACGACGCTCGTCGGTCGGGAGGTGTACTCCAACAACGGCGTCTTCGTCGGGGAGATAGAAGACGTGCGACTGAACGTCGACGCGTGCGCCGTGACCGGAATCGCGCTCGGCGAAGTGAACGACGAACTGTTCTCGGGGGTCGTCGACGGGGGCAACGGCGTGATGCTCCCCTACCGCTGGGTCCGCGCCGTCGGCGACGTCGTACTCATCAACGACATCATCGAACGCCTCCAGCGCCCCGAACAGGACGAAACCGAAGAAGTCGCCGTCTGA
- a CDS encoding DHH family phosphoesterase, with translation MSAGITISSMSDYAILGCGSVGHAVAEELVEQGKDVLIIDRDEDRVEALRDQDLNARTADIRDDAIVEAVADNEVILILSSDVEANKDAVRNIRENGGEQFIVVRASDPVSEDELTDLGADVVINPSTVISDSALRALETGELEYKAQQLAAVIEETDDRIAIVTHDNPDPDSIASAVALKAIAEDLGVEADILYIGDIGHQENRAFVNLLGIELLSYDEANLEEYDTVALVDHAKATEAGFDGPVDIFIDHFEPDEEYEAEFVDVRPSVSSTSTILTKYIQEFDINVGEEVATALLYGIRAETLDFKRDTTPADLTAAAFLYPFANHDTLEQVESPSMSPETLDVLAEAITNREVQGSHLVSNAGFIRDRDALTQAASHLLNLEGITTTAVFGIAEETIYLAARSKDIRMNIGKVLQDAFGGIGEAAGHSTQASVEIPLGIFTGIETTDDNRDTLLSLTEEAVKRKLFDAMGVESGEGSNGS, from the coding sequence ATGAGCGCCGGGATTACCATCTCCTCGATGTCCGACTACGCTATCTTGGGTTGCGGGAGCGTCGGGCACGCGGTCGCCGAGGAACTGGTCGAGCAGGGCAAGGACGTTCTCATCATCGACCGCGACGAGGACCGCGTCGAGGCCCTGCGCGACCAGGATCTCAACGCCCGGACCGCCGACATCCGCGACGACGCCATCGTCGAGGCCGTCGCCGACAACGAGGTCATCCTCATCCTCTCCTCGGACGTGGAGGCCAACAAGGACGCGGTGCGGAACATCCGCGAGAACGGCGGTGAGCAGTTCATCGTCGTGCGCGCGAGCGACCCCGTTTCCGAGGACGAACTGACCGACCTCGGCGCCGACGTGGTCATCAACCCCTCGACGGTCATCTCCGACTCGGCGCTCCGGGCGCTCGAAACGGGCGAACTGGAGTACAAGGCCCAGCAGCTCGCGGCCGTCATCGAGGAGACCGACGACCGCATCGCCATCGTCACCCACGACAACCCCGACCCCGACTCCATCGCCAGCGCAGTCGCGCTCAAGGCCATCGCCGAGGACCTCGGCGTGGAGGCCGACATCCTCTACATCGGCGACATCGGCCACCAGGAGAACCGCGCGTTCGTCAACCTCCTGGGCATCGAACTGCTCTCGTACGACGAGGCGAACCTGGAGGAGTACGACACCGTGGCGCTGGTCGACCACGCCAAGGCCACCGAAGCTGGCTTCGACGGTCCGGTGGACATCTTCATCGACCACTTCGAACCCGACGAGGAGTACGAGGCCGAGTTCGTCGACGTCCGCCCGAGCGTGAGTTCGACCTCGACCATCCTCACCAAGTACATCCAGGAGTTCGACATCAACGTCGGCGAGGAGGTCGCCACCGCGCTGCTGTACGGCATCCGCGCTGAGACGCTGGACTTCAAGCGCGACACCACCCCCGCCGACCTCACCGCGGCGGCGTTCCTCTACCCGTTCGCCAACCACGACACCCTCGAGCAGGTCGAATCGCCCTCGATGTCGCCCGAGACGCTCGACGTGCTCGCGGAGGCCATCACCAACCGCGAGGTCCAGGGGAGCCACCTCGTGAGCAACGCGGGGTTCATCCGCGACCGCGACGCCCTCACCCAGGCGGCCTCCCACCTGCTCAACCTGGAGGGAATCACCACCACCGCCGTCTTCGGCATCGCCGAGGAGACCATCTACCTCGCGGCCCGCTCGAAGGACATCCGGATGAACATCGGCAAGGTGCTTCAGGACGCCTTCGGCGGCATCGGCGAGGCGGCGGGCCACTCGACGCAGGCCAGCGTCGAGATTCCGCTCGGCATCTTCACCGGCATCGAGACGACCGACGACAACCGCGACACGCTGCTGTCGCTGACCGAGGAAGCCGTCAAGCGAAAGCTGTTCGACGCGATGGGCGTCGAGAGCGGCGAGGGTAGCAACGGAAGTTAG
- a CDS encoding AAA family ATPase, with protein sequence MKLLLCGPPGAGKTTVAERLREGLAAAGYDFRLLHSDDYSRNTYDRLYDEVAGDDADPDADWILDGTFYRREWQERFHALPDTHLVFVTASLETCLARNHRRDDPISETGVRVVHAEFDVPHNPDLVLDTDRLSADEAADALVRYVSTWGQET encoded by the coding sequence GTGAAACTCCTGCTCTGTGGCCCGCCCGGCGCGGGCAAGACTACCGTCGCCGAGCGACTCCGCGAGGGCCTCGCGGCGGCCGGGTACGACTTCCGACTGCTCCACTCCGACGACTACTCGCGGAACACGTACGACCGCCTGTACGACGAGGTCGCCGGAGACGACGCCGACCCGGACGCCGACTGGATTCTCGACGGTACTTTCTACCGACGCGAGTGGCAAGAACGGTTTCACGCGCTCCCGGACACCCACCTCGTCTTCGTGACTGCCTCGCTGGAGACGTGCCTGGCGCGCAACCACCGCCGCGACGACCCGATATCCGAGACGGGCGTCCGGGTAGTCCACGCCGAGTTCGACGTTCCGCACAATCCCGACCTCGTCCTCGACACCGACCGGCTTTCGGCGGATGAGGCGGCCGACGCCCTGGTTCGGTACGTTTCGACTTGGGGCCAGGAAACTTAA
- a CDS encoding GNAT family N-acetyltransferase → MTPEVRRAETDAEREDALRVRREVFVEEQGVPEELEVDGRDDEAIHFVGYADDRADASGEDSRVPVAAGRLRAVDDGVGKVERIAVVESRRGEGWGRATMDELEATAEARGFSTLVMHAQTPVEGFYRELGYETTSDVFEEAGIPHVEMEKSLS, encoded by the coding sequence ATGACGCCAGAGGTCCGCCGAGCCGAAACCGACGCCGAGCGCGAGGACGCCCTCCGCGTCCGTCGCGAGGTGTTCGTCGAAGAGCAGGGCGTGCCCGAGGAGCTGGAGGTCGACGGCCGGGACGACGAGGCGATTCACTTCGTCGGGTACGCCGACGACCGTGCCGACGCGTCGGGCGAGGACTCGCGCGTCCCGGTCGCGGCGGGTCGCCTCCGAGCGGTCGACGACGGCGTGGGCAAGGTCGAGCGCATCGCGGTCGTTGAGTCCCGGCGCGGCGAAGGCTGGGGCCGAGCGACGATGGACGAACTCGAAGCCACGGCCGAAGCGCGGGGGTTCTCGACGCTCGTGATGCACGCCCAGACGCCCGTCGAGGGGTTCTACCGAGAACTCGGCTACGAGACGACGAGCGACGTCTTCGAGGAGGCCGGAATCCCCCACGTCGAGATGGAGAAGTCGCTGTCGTGA
- the guaB gene encoding IMP dehydrogenase, with translation MEKNSRPDGKFTDKLRVPEALTFDDVLLRPKESRVEPDEADVSTRVSTNVELNVPVLSAAMDTVTESGMAIAMARHGGLGVLHRNMDVDVMVEEIERVKRADELIIRDVVTASPDQTVQEVDEMMDREGVSGAPVVDPVDDASDERDDDEVVGGRVLGIISGTDIRPYLEVGERDEVREAMTDEVITATEDVTAREALELMYEHKIERVPVVDDDERLTGLVTMQGILQRREYGNAARDDDGRLRCGVAVGPFETDRAVAADEAGADVLFIDCAHAHNLNVIDGAREIAESVAADVVVGNIGTREAAEDIVDFADGLKVGIGPGSICTTRVVSGSGMPQITAVSQVADVAVDHDVPVIADGGIRYSGDAIKAIAAGADAVMLGSYFAGTDEAPGRVITIDGKKYKQYRGMGSVGAMKSGDGDRYLKDEPDDEEEYVPEGVEAAKPYTGTLEGELHQLVGGMKSGMGYVGAETIPTFKERSEFVRVSAAGQTEGHAHDVMITDEAPNYSPGE, from the coding sequence ATGGAGAAGAATTCTCGACCCGACGGGAAGTTCACGGACAAGCTCCGCGTCCCCGAGGCGCTCACGTTCGACGACGTGCTGTTGCGCCCGAAGGAGAGCCGCGTCGAACCCGACGAGGCCGACGTCTCGACCCGGGTTTCGACCAACGTCGAACTGAACGTCCCCGTCCTCTCGGCCGCGATGGACACCGTGACCGAGAGCGGAATGGCCATCGCGATGGCCCGCCACGGCGGCCTGGGCGTCCTCCACCGCAACATGGACGTCGACGTGATGGTCGAGGAGATAGAGCGGGTCAAGCGCGCCGACGAACTCATCATCCGCGACGTGGTCACCGCCAGCCCCGACCAGACGGTCCAGGAGGTCGACGAGATGATGGACCGCGAGGGCGTCTCGGGCGCGCCCGTGGTCGACCCCGTCGACGACGCCTCGGACGAGCGAGACGACGACGAAGTCGTCGGCGGCCGCGTCCTCGGCATCATCTCGGGCACCGACATCCGGCCGTACCTCGAAGTCGGCGAGCGCGACGAGGTCCGGGAGGCCATGACCGACGAGGTCATCACGGCCACCGAGGACGTCACCGCCCGCGAGGCGCTCGAACTGATGTACGAGCACAAGATAGAGCGCGTCCCGGTCGTCGACGACGACGAGCGACTCACTGGCCTGGTCACGATGCAGGGTATCCTCCAGCGCCGCGAGTACGGCAACGCCGCCCGCGACGACGACGGTCGCCTGCGCTGCGGCGTCGCGGTCGGTCCCTTCGAGACCGACCGCGCGGTAGCGGCCGACGAGGCGGGCGCCGACGTGCTGTTCATCGACTGCGCCCACGCCCACAACCTCAACGTCATCGACGGCGCGCGCGAAATCGCGGAGTCGGTCGCGGCCGACGTGGTCGTCGGCAACATCGGTACTCGGGAGGCGGCCGAGGACATCGTCGACTTCGCCGACGGGCTGAAGGTCGGCATCGGTCCGGGTTCCATCTGCACCACGCGAGTCGTCTCCGGGTCGGGCATGCCCCAAATTACGGCCGTCTCGCAGGTCGCCGACGTGGCGGTCGACCACGACGTGCCGGTCATCGCCGACGGGGGCATCCGCTACTCCGGCGACGCCATCAAGGCCATCGCGGCGGGCGCCGACGCGGTGATGCTCGGGTCGTACTTCGCGGGCACCGACGAGGCGCCCGGCCGGGTCATCACCATCGACGGCAAGAAGTACAAGCAGTACCGCGGCATGGGTTCGGTCGGCGCGATGAAATCCGGCGACGGCGACCGCTACCTCAAGGACGAACCCGACGACGAGGAGGAGTACGTCCCCGAGGGCGTCGAGGCGGCCAAGCCCTACACGGGCACGCTCGAAGGTGAACTCCACCAGCTCGTCGGCGGGATGAAATCCGGGATGGGCTACGTCGGCGCGGAGACGATTCCCACGTTCAAGGAGCGCTCGGAGTTCGTGCGCGTCTCGGCGGCCGGTCAGACCGAGGGCCACGCCCACGACGTGATGATCACCGACGAGGCGCCCAACTACAGCCCCGGCGAGTAG